One Halosolutus gelatinilyticus genomic window carries:
- a CDS encoding winged helix-turn-helix domain-containing protein, translating to MSDEWDVLVCSTCKTPWIRPVDEWTEHGQWRAQTTVNCPHCGAQYTPSKVKYLKSLPTREAAAEWRSRYLAKRAGEAQLYNDFTLDCGQYSEQAAEVDRQIDSFVTDVDKMDLKPVESDRYETYAESVFEHNRSRFETLAEYRLEQFRKQFTEWSDWTGETVPLDEQLKAYYGEANGDDDRTLTDPEPPKPRPAPEFDVQSLALRPTPPAQQRLNTITADVPPAVSSWLPGVLEALLPAVVEAVRDVASDDDPSAVASRLVSEFDLADQRSGFASVLATYACQYHDVDLANADLLEDNRKLHEQVREWSRSALTNIGTGRNALGLSHDDLAATIVPVLRGADVNPELVVRFDGEMWLESDHASTRRKTLTALEQLAMAAEVTIVTSPRVARKLESSHLEFVDRVTEMDMPGRRQAASDDPANTADPTAIYATLEAMNKRAGKLQILKHLERNPGATVKDIANDPELDLSRGSVRPYIQALESDHGFVDVDTRGTENTMGLSDRGEVAASLITDDLRVVHPGQETVFATFVESDGEESESESGGVTETPSQSASTVYGTGDESGVGEGGCTAEEALAATGDAARDGYVQWLPKLNGSSWPLHARITAATARDGVNMNDYPVQRWDDGRVTYVSCMDDHLAVSTQYGGPIPTLVRLATALLDDKLWGKVLTPSAVGDELEGCFGDNLSARETFDHLVRAAQVGWLSGDEREYDRFRGRYVAVRSILLEKLGKLGDLEPDERQDLMRRAHGLLMSATAIYDALGIDISIELRIPEPNNLNESEFCRFVSEVVTRQSSYNGHSLHRNFWEPDSHKRKTAKGFETDPSNPSGHLRASWVLSGPKISDLSERLRRAIAARDDQRLDDRTDYRPVELEVPVTTTGDYVAMRHAVETVLEKKNLTPARESNAMRRTVRLFEAYTGSTFDVVDALTTLARSNRPGDVTIGDIEHALGTLSADRLLPDVRAPTPGKILKVVLEADDPIGRSEILDRVGCSGETYRKHIDRLEAVELLERVDGRKWTATIAPWYVPETDASKDAGASVTIGSSTVDSVLYDALDRLGYDLGDPALIDAFGQPLDRATLIATVGAWIDDWIDVLVPLLKPKPCAAQRFEHDVVTIGEKPDQTTLADATGIVTAD from the coding sequence ATGAGCGACGAGTGGGACGTGCTCGTCTGTTCCACGTGCAAGACTCCCTGGATTCGGCCCGTCGACGAGTGGACCGAACACGGGCAGTGGCGCGCACAAACGACAGTCAACTGTCCACACTGCGGTGCCCAATACACCCCCTCGAAAGTGAAATATCTCAAGAGCCTCCCAACGCGCGAGGCAGCGGCCGAATGGCGTTCCCGCTATCTCGCGAAACGTGCTGGAGAGGCTCAGTTGTACAATGACTTCACCCTCGATTGCGGGCAGTACTCGGAGCAAGCCGCCGAAGTCGATCGCCAGATCGATTCGTTCGTTACCGACGTCGACAAGATGGACCTCAAGCCGGTTGAGAGCGATCGGTACGAAACCTACGCCGAGTCGGTGTTCGAGCACAACCGTTCGCGGTTCGAGACGCTGGCCGAGTACCGCCTCGAACAGTTCCGCAAGCAGTTCACAGAGTGGTCCGATTGGACCGGCGAAACCGTTCCGCTCGACGAACAGCTCAAGGCCTACTACGGCGAGGCCAACGGCGACGACGACCGAACGCTTACCGACCCCGAGCCGCCGAAGCCACGGCCGGCTCCCGAGTTCGACGTTCAGTCCCTGGCGCTTCGGCCGACGCCACCAGCCCAACAGCGGCTCAACACGATTACTGCCGACGTACCGCCGGCCGTCTCGTCGTGGCTGCCGGGCGTACTTGAGGCACTGTTGCCAGCCGTCGTCGAAGCCGTCCGTGATGTTGCCAGCGATGACGATCCGAGTGCAGTCGCCAGTCGACTCGTCTCGGAGTTCGACCTCGCGGACCAACGCTCCGGCTTTGCATCGGTCCTCGCGACGTACGCCTGTCAGTACCACGACGTCGATCTCGCCAACGCCGACTTGCTCGAGGATAACCGCAAGCTCCACGAGCAGGTTCGCGAGTGGTCCCGATCGGCACTGACAAATATCGGAACCGGCCGTAACGCACTCGGGCTTTCACACGATGACCTCGCGGCCACGATCGTGCCGGTGCTCCGGGGGGCCGATGTTAACCCCGAACTCGTCGTTCGGTTCGACGGCGAGATGTGGCTCGAATCAGATCATGCATCGACGCGCCGCAAGACGCTGACCGCGCTCGAACAACTGGCGATGGCCGCCGAGGTCACGATCGTGACCTCGCCACGAGTCGCGCGCAAGCTCGAATCGAGCCACCTAGAGTTCGTCGATCGCGTTACTGAAATGGACATGCCGGGGCGTCGGCAAGCCGCGAGCGACGATCCTGCGAACACGGCCGACCCGACGGCGATCTACGCCACGCTCGAGGCGATGAACAAGCGCGCGGGCAAGCTTCAGATCCTCAAGCACCTCGAACGCAATCCCGGTGCAACGGTCAAAGACATCGCCAACGATCCGGAGCTCGACCTCTCTCGCGGTTCCGTTCGGCCATACATCCAGGCTCTCGAATCCGACCACGGGTTCGTCGACGTCGACACACGCGGCACCGAAAACACGATGGGGCTTTCCGATCGTGGCGAGGTCGCGGCGAGTCTCATCACGGACGACCTTCGAGTCGTTCACCCGGGTCAGGAGACTGTTTTCGCTACGTTCGTGGAATCAGACGGTGAAGAATCCGAGTCCGAATCCGGCGGCGTTACTGAGACCCCAAGTCAGTCAGCAAGTACAGTGTATGGCACCGGCGACGAGAGTGGTGTGGGGGAGGGCGGCTGTACAGCGGAGGAGGCGCTGGCCGCCACAGGCGATGCCGCGCGCGACGGTTACGTACAGTGGCTACCGAAACTGAACGGGAGCAGCTGGCCCCTACATGCCCGAATTACAGCCGCTACAGCCCGTGACGGTGTGAACATGAACGACTACCCGGTACAGCGGTGGGATGATGGACGCGTGACCTACGTGAGTTGTATGGACGACCACCTGGCCGTGAGTACGCAGTACGGCGGACCGATACCCACACTGGTGCGGCTTGCAACGGCGTTACTTGACGATAAGCTATGGGGCAAGGTCCTGACGCCGTCGGCGGTCGGTGACGAACTGGAAGGATGCTTTGGTGACAATCTCTCCGCCCGCGAAACGTTCGATCATCTCGTTCGTGCGGCCCAGGTCGGCTGGCTCTCGGGGGACGAACGCGAATACGATCGCTTCCGGGGCCGATACGTCGCGGTTCGATCGATTCTGCTCGAGAAACTCGGCAAGCTCGGCGATCTTGAACCCGACGAACGCCAGGACCTCATGCGGCGTGCCCACGGCCTGCTTATGTCCGCAACAGCGATCTACGACGCTCTCGGAATCGACATTTCGATCGAACTCCGGATTCCGGAGCCGAACAACCTGAACGAATCGGAGTTCTGCCGGTTCGTCTCCGAGGTTGTCACTCGTCAGTCATCGTACAACGGTCACTCGCTGCACCGCAATTTCTGGGAGCCAGACAGCCACAAACGCAAGACGGCAAAAGGATTCGAGACAGACCCGTCCAACCCGTCCGGTCATCTCCGGGCGTCGTGGGTGCTCTCTGGGCCCAAAATCTCGGATCTGTCCGAACGTCTCCGCAGGGCGATCGCCGCCCGAGACGACCAACGCCTCGACGATCGCACGGACTACCGCCCGGTCGAACTCGAGGTTCCTGTGACGACGACCGGCGACTACGTCGCGATGCGCCACGCTGTCGAGACTGTCCTCGAAAAGAAGAATCTCACACCGGCTCGCGAATCCAACGCCATGCGACGAACGGTCCGGTTGTTCGAAGCCTACACCGGATCGACCTTCGACGTCGTGGACGCGCTGACGACGCTCGCGAGATCGAACCGACCGGGCGACGTGACGATTGGCGATATCGAACACGCGCTCGGGACGCTCTCGGCGGATCGACTGCTCCCGGACGTCAGGGCGCCGACGCCAGGAAAGATCTTGAAAGTAGTGCTCGAAGCCGACGACCCGATCGGTCGCTCCGAAATCCTCGATCGCGTCGGTTGCTCGGGCGAGACGTACCGGAAGCACATCGACCGGTTGGAGGCGGTGGAACTGCTCGAACGCGTTGACGGCCGCAAGTGGACGGCAACGATCGCTCCGTGGTACGTCCCCGAGACCGACGCGAGCAAGGACGCTGGCGCCTCGGT